A window from Taeniopygia guttata chromosome 10, bTaeGut7.mat, whole genome shotgun sequence encodes these proteins:
- the PDCD7 gene encoding programmed cell death protein 7, protein MAQPPPFPARLPPPFRAFPPPFPGPAVRPAPFVVGPAAPPPFFLPPPPAGEGGPRFPPGVPYLAAAAPRAAAEEEAVQRQQDELWLSQFLGRRRAAPPPPPPPAAASPSSARAVAVAALGRVARLAALCRALRRSEQRGDEPGWARAREEAEAALRGLREVVRPLREPGYGEALRRKAERARKRRLRLQRRKHEARVAKEEEASRAAEREAKIDQWRAKCIQEVEEKNREQELKAAADSVLSEVRKKQADTKRMMDILRGLEKLRKLRKEAAARKGVCPPPSADEAFENQVESLQTLLKTRTELYEAEERALKVMLEGEQEEERKREMEKKQKKERERLLQQKLEMDSKLFGDPAEFPLAHLLQPFRDYYLQAEHSVAALIQIRHEWDQYLVPADHPEGSCIPPGWVLPSLPTNDTWATAVR, encoded by the exons ATGGCGCAGCCGCCGCCTTTCCCcgcccgcctcccgccgcccTTCCGCGCCTTCCCGCCGCCCTTCCCCGGCCCCGCCGTCCGCCCAGCGCCCTTCGTGGTGGGGCCGGCGGCACCCCCGCCTTTCTTCTTGCCGCCGCCGCCTGCGGGTGAGGGGGGACCGCGCTTCCCGCCGGGCGTCCCCTACTTAGCGGCGGCCGCGCCGCGGGCAGCGGCCGAGGAGGAGGCGGTGCAGCggcagcaggatgagctgtGGCTCTCGCAGTTCCTgggccgccgccgcgccgctcccccgccgccgccgccgcccgccgccgccagccccagcagcgcccgggcggtggcggtggcggcGCTGGGCCGGGTGGCCCGGCTGGCCGCGCTCTGCCGGGCCCTGCGGCGCAGCGAGCAGCGCGGCGACGAGCCGGGCTGGGCCCGGGCGCGGGAGGAGGCGGAGGCGGCGCTGCGGGGGCTGCGAGAGGTCGTGAGGCCCCTGCGGGAGCCCGGGTACGGCGAGGCGCTGCGCAGGAAGGCCGAGAGGgcgaggaagaggaggctgCGCCTGCAGAGGAGGAAGCACGAAGCCAGGGTGGCCAAGGAAGAGGAGGCGTCCCGAGCCGCCGAGCGGGAGGCCAAGATCGACCAGTGGCGGGCTAAGTGCATCCAGGAGGTGGAAGAAAAGAACCGG GAACaagagctgaaggctgctgcTGACAGTGTCCTGTCTGAAGTCCGAAAGAAACAAGCAGATACGAAGAGGATGATGGACATCCTGCGCGGGCTGGAAAAGCTTCGGAAACTGAGGAAAGAAGCTGCTGCCAGGAAAG GTGTTTGCCCACCTCCTTCAGCAGATGAAGCATTTGAAAATCAGGTGGAGAGTCTCCAAACATTGCTCAAAACTCGCACAGAACTGTATGAAGCTGAGGAAAGAGCATTAAAGGTTATGCTGGAGGGagaacaggaggaggaaaggaagagggaaatggaaaagaaacagaagaaggAACGGGAAAGACTACTACAGCAGAAACTGGAAATGGATTCTAAGCTGTTTGGGGATCCAG CTGAATTTCCACTCGCCCATCTACTGCAGCCTTTCAGAGACTACTACTTACAAGCTGAACATTCTGTAGCAGCTCTAATCCAGATCAG GCATGAATGGGATCAGTACTTGGTGCCCGCCGACCACCCCGAAGGAAGCTGCATCCCTCCAGGATGGGTTCTCCCGAGTCTCCCCACCAATGACACTTGGGCCACTGCTGTCAGATAA
- the UBAP1L gene encoding ubiquitin-associated protein 1-like gives MNYLDEVPFRTAMSLSGDSEGEIPLVTAPDIEVPDCTDILMSTMHDFSLERKVLYWVEVASQQQTSRHRVTSEVVPTAPPCWLLLVDPADSYGGRGRDGAVRRSISLSAADSSYGHAKGRAVLSDTESDTWHSEEGEYSDDEYSSTSWEENDKDEALLSRRRSSARSVSSRPGFYQTRPKTSPGLLEPSPENNIHSPASPDPSKQRRSMVIFNNMKNELGAARRKLAALVHPLNRAATGSRGILVPRLLPQCPSTNRSIKYGPDSDVSQQGTSVPAPPATATPIPPIKQHKPTIPSLSPYTCLPPASTPGRPLSCHRSQPDSSADLLSALSQEERDLIEPVIALGYPTQKAILTLQKTGRQSLSQFLSYLGACDRLLKQGYEEGQVEEAMEMFQYSEKKAAEFLYLLAQFNDMGFQQNEVKEVLLLCGNQSERALEELVMKTH, from the exons ATGAACTACCTGGATGAAGTTCCTTTCCGGACAGCCATGAGCCTCAGTGGGGACTCAGAGGGAGAAATCCCTTTAGTCACTGCCCCAGACATTGAGGTCCCTGACTGCACTGACATCCTCATGAGCACCATG CACGACTTTTCGCTGGAAAGGAAAGTGCTGTACTGGGTGGAGGTGGCCTCTCAGCAGCAAACCTCCCGCCATCGAGTCACCTCTGAAGTTGTCCCCACGGCTCCCccgtgctggctgctgctggtggacCCCGCCGACAGCTACGGGGGGCGAGGTCGGGATGGGGCAGTGCGGCGCTCCATCAGCCTGAGCGCTGCCGACAGCTCCTACGGGCACGCCAAGGGCAGGGCGGTCCTGTCCGACACCGAGAGTGACACCTGGCACTCGGAGGAGGGCGAGTACTCGGATGATGAATACTCCTCCACCTCTTGGGAAGAGAATGACAAGGACGAAGCGCttctctccaggaggagaagctcTGCGAGAAGTGTGTCTTCACGCCCTGGCTTTTACCAGACCCGACCAAAGACATCGCCCGGCTTGCTGGAGCCCTCACCAGAGAACAACATccacagcccagccagcccAGACCCCAGCAAGCAGAGAAGATCCATGGTGATATTTAACAATATGAAGAACGAGCTGGGAGCCGCCAGGAGGAAGCTGGCTGCTTTGGTGCATCCTTTGAACAGAGCTGCCACAGGGAGCAGGGGGATCCTGGTGCCAAGGctgctgccccagtgccccagCACCAACCGCAGCATCAAGTACGGGCCAGATTCTGATGTGTCCCAGCAGGGGACCAGTGTGCCAGCTCCTCCGGCCACAGCCACACCAATTCCTCCCATCAAGCAGCACAAGCCCACGATACCG tccCTCAGCCCCTACACTTGCCTCCCCCCTGCCTCCACGCCTGGACGACCTCTCAGCTGCCACAGATCCCAGCCAGATTCCTCTGCTGACCTGCTCTCTGCACTGAGCCAAGAGGAGAGAGACCTCATCGAGCCTGTCATAGCCCTGGGCTACCCCACGCAGAAAGCCATCCTCACCCTCCAGAAGACAGGAAGGCAAAGCTTAAGTCAG TTCCTGAGCTACCTGGGTGCCTGTGATCGGCTGCTGAAGCAGGGCTATGAGGAAGGGCAGGTGGAGGAAGCCATGGAAATGTTCCAGTACTCGGAGAAAAAG GCAGCTGAATTCTTGTATCTGTTGGCTCAGTTTAATGATATGGGCTTCCAGcaaaatgaagtcaaagaaGTTCTTTTGCTTTGTGGGAATCAGAGCGAGAGGGCGCTGGAAGAGCTTGTGATGAAAACCCACTGA
- the KBTBD13 gene encoding kelch repeat and BTB domain-containing protein 13, with product MTPEEEGSQAGPPERVRIRVEEQSFSVEKTLLVESSEYFRALFRSGMRESTQEEIGLGELSAAGFLAMLRVLAGERPVLGSEETFQAVECAAFLQVKPLAKYLIHSINSDNCILLYQAAAIFGLLDLFHCAALYIRDSYAELEEYLDCLPDDLLAYVEALLPSTFVAVGAHTPTFEFLEDLSRTICYLDEETNTWRTLSCLPLSASTFLAGMATMDNKIYIVGGVYGANKQVVESSFCYDADANAWSEFPSPHQLRYDVRLVGHEGCLYAIGGEYEKISLKSVERYDLASSTWTFVSDLPQPSTAAPCAQALGQIFVCLWQPLDTTVIYEYETQQDAWLPVTELKRHQSYGHCMVAHRDNLYVMRNGPYDDFLRCVIDCFNLTSRQWSALPGQFMNSKGALFTAIVRGDTIYTVNKMLTLLYSVEEETWKQKKERAGFPRSGSLQTFLLRLPRRDHDIAT from the coding sequence ATGACCCCAGAAGAGGAAGGTTCCCAGGCAGGACCCCCAGAGCGGGTGCGTATCCGGGTGGAGGAGCAGTCATTCTCGGTGGAGAAGACCCTGCTGGTGGAGAGCAGTGAGTACTTCCGTGCCCTCTTCCGCTCGGGCATGAGGGAGAGCACTCAGGAGGAGATcgggctgggggagctgagTGCAGCCGGGTTCCTCGCCATGCTGCGGGTGCTGGCAGGCGAGAGGCCCGTCCTTGGCAGTGAGGAGACCTTCCAGGCAGTGGAATGTGCTGCCTTCCTGCAGGTGAAGCCTTTGGCCAAATACTTGATCCACTCCATCAATTCTGACAACTGCATCCTGCTGTACCAAGCCGCTGCCATATTCGGCCTCCTGGATCTCTTCCACTGCGCTGCACTCTACATCAGGGACAGCTATGCTGAGCTGGAGGAGTACCTGGACTGCCTCCCCGATGACCTGCTGGCCTATGTGGAAGCCCTCCTACCCAGCACCTTTGTGGCAGTGGGTGCCCACACACCCACCTTTGAGTTCTTGGAGGACCTCTCCAGGACCATCTGCTACCTGGACGAGGAGACCAACACATGGAGGACCCTCTCCTGCCTTCCGCTGAGCGCCAGCACATTCCTAGCCGGCATGGCAACCATGGATAATAAGATCTACATTGTTGGTGGCGTCTACGGGGCCAACAAGCAGGTGGTGGAGAGCAGTTTCTGCTACGACGCTGATGCCAATGCCTGGAGCGAGTTCCCCAGCCCTCACCAGCTGCGCTACGATGTCAGGCTGGTGGGCCACGAGGGCTGCCTCTACGCCATCGGCGGCGAGTACGAGAAGATCTCGCTCAAGTCCGTGGAGAGGTACGACctggcctccagcacctggacGTTCGTCTCTGACCTGCCGCAACCGAGCACAGCAGCGCCCTGTGCCCAAGCCTTGGGGCAGATCTTCGTTTGCTTGTGGCAGCCACTGGACACCACTGTCATCTACGAGTACGAGACCCAGCAAGACGCGTGGCTTCCCGTCACCGAGCTCAAGCGGCACCAGAGCTACGGGCACTGCATGGTGGCCCATCGTGACAACCTCTATGTCATGCGCAACGGCCCCTACGACGACTTCTTGCGTTGTGTCATCGACTGCTTCAACCTGACGTCCCGGCAGTGGAGTGCCCTGCCCGGGCAGTTCATGAACAGCAAGGGAGCTCTCTTCACCGCCATCGTCAGGGGTGACACCATCTACACCGTCAACAAGATGCTGACGCTCCTCTACTCGGTGGAAGAGGAGACCTGGAAGCAGAAGAAGGAGCGGGCAGGTTTCCCACGCAGCGGCTCCCTGCAGACTTTCCTCCTGCGGCTGCCAAGACGTGACCATGACATTGCGACGTAG